The Schizosaccharomyces pombe strain 972h- genome assembly, chromosome: I genome contains a region encoding:
- the mcp60 gene encoding protein Mcp60 — translation MVSFLSSSVSRLPLRIAGRRIPGRFAVPQVRTYAKDLKFGVDARASLLTGVDTLARAVSVTLGPKGRNVLIDQPFGSPKITKDGVTVARSVSLKDKFENLGARLVQDVASKTNEVAGDGTTTATVLTRAIFSETVRNVAAGCNPMDLRRGIQLAVDNVVEFLQANKRDITTSEEISQVATISANGDTHIGELLAKAMERVGKEGVITVKEGRTISDELEVTEGMKFDRGYISPYFITDVKSQKVEFENPLILLSEKKVSAVQDILPSLELAAQQRRPLVIIAEDVDGEALAACILNKLRGQLQVVAIKAPGFGDNRRNMLGDLAVLTDSAVFNDEIDVSIEKAQPHHLGSCGSVTVTKEDTIIMKGAGDHVKVNDRCEQIRGVMADPNLTEYEKEKLQERLAKLSGGIAVIKVGGSSEVEVNEKKDRIVDALNAVKAAVSEGVLPGAGTSFVKASLRLGDIPTNNFDQKLGVEIVRKAITRPAQTILENAGLEGNLIVGKLKELYGKEFNIGYDIAKDRFVDLNEIGVLDPLKVVRTGLVDASGVASLMGTTECAIVDAPEESKAPAGPPGMGGMGGMPGMM, via the coding sequence ATGGTGAGCTTCCTTTCTTCCAGTGTATCTCGTCTACCTTTAAGAATTGCTGGTCGTCGAATCCCCGGCAGATTTGCCGTCCCTCAAGTTCGTACATATGCTAAAGACTTAAAATTTGGTGTTGATGCTCGCGCATCTTTACTCACCGGTGTCGATACTCTTGCTCGTGCCGTATCTGTAACTTTGGGACCAAAGGGCCGTAATGTCTTGATTGACCAACCTTTTGGTTCCCCTAAAATCACTAAGGACGGTGTAACTGTCGCCCGTAGTGTAAGTTTGAAAGATAAATTCGAAAACCTTGGTGCAAGACTAGTTCAGGATGTTGCAAGCAAGACTAATGAAGTTGCTGGTGATGGTACCACTACTGCTACTGTTTTAACTCGTGCCATCTTTTCTGAGACTGTTCGTAACGTGGCTGCCGGTTGCAACCCTATGGACCTTCGCCGGGGAATTCAACTTGCTGTTGATAACGTCGTCGAATTTTTGCAAGCCAATAAGCGTGATATTACTACTTCTGAAGAGATTTCCCAAGTCGCTACCATCTCTGCTAACGGTGACACTCATATCGGTGAGCTTCTTGCTAAAGCCATGGAACGTGTTGGTAAAGAAGGCGTTATCACCGTCAAAGAAGGGCGCACAATAAGCGACGAATTAGAGGTTACTGAGGGTATGAAGTTTGATCGTGGTTACATTTCTCCTTACTTTATTACCGATGTCAAATCACAAAAGgttgaatttgaaaatcctcttattcttctttctgAAAAGAAAGTGTCTGCTGTCCAAGACATTCTTCCCTCTTTGGAGCTTGCCGCTCAGCAGCGTCGTCCCTTAGTTATCATCGCAGAGGACGTTGATGGTGAAGCTTTGGCTGCTTGTATCTTAAACAAGCTTCGTGGGCAATTACAAGTTGTTGCTATTAAAGCCCCTGGCTTTGGTGACAACCGTCGTAATATGCTTGGAGATTTAGCCGTCTTGACTGATAGTGCCGTGTTcaatgatgaaattgatgttTCCATCGAAAAGGCTCAACCCCATCATTTGGGTAGCTGTGGCTCTGTAACTGTCACCAAGGAAGACACTATCATTATGAAAGGTGCTGGTGACCATGTTAAAGTTAACGACCGTTGTGAACAGATTCGTGGTGTCATGGCCGACCCTAATCTCACTGAAtacgaaaaagaaaagcttcAAGAGAGATTGGCCAAATTGAGCGGTGGTATTGCTGTTATTAAGGTTGGAGGCTCCAGTGAAGTTGAAGTCAACGAGAAGAAAGACCGTATTGTTGATGCATTGAATGCTGTTAAGGCTGCTGTTTCCGAGGGTGTTCTCCCAGGTGCTGGTACCTCTTTTGTTAAGGCTAGTCTTCGCTTAGGAGACATTCCTACAAATAACTTTGATCAAAAGCTTGGCGTCGAAATTGTTCGCAAAGCTATCACTCGTCCCGCTCAAACCATTCTTGAAAATGCTGGATTAGAGGGTAACTTGATTGTTGGTAAACTTAAGGAGCTTTATGGCAAGGAATTTAACATCGGTTATGATATTGCTAAGGATCGTTTTGttgatttaaatgaaattggTGTTTTGGATCCCCTAAAGGTCGTACGTACCGGTTTAGTTGATGCTAGTGGAGTCGCCTCATTAATGGGTACCACCGAATGTGCCATCGTCGATGCTCCTGAAGAGTCCAAGGCCCCTGCTGGTCCTCCCGGAATGGGTGGCATGGGTGGAATGCCCGGTATGATGTAA